Genomic window (Granulicella arctica):
TCTCCTCCTGCTAGCCGTAACCGCCACCGCCCAGGCTCAATGGGATATCGAAGACCAGCCAACCACCGCCGACCTGCGCGGCGTCATCAACACCGGCGGCGGAGCCGTCTGGGCCAGCGGCACCCACGGCACCGTAGTCCGCTCCGAGGACGGCGGCTACCTCTGGCAAGCCTGCTCCATCCCACCCGGAGCCGAGAAACTCGACTTCCGCGGCATCCAGGCATGGGACGAGAACACCGCCATCGTCATGTCCTCCGGCAAAGGCGACCTCTCCCGCCTCTACAAAACCACCGACGGCTGCAAATCATGGAAGCTCGTCTTCACCAACCCAGACAAAGAAGGTTTTTGGGACGCCATCCTGAAGGTGACCAGCAAACAGCTATACCTTATGGGCGACCCAGTAGACGGAAAGTTTGCCATGTTCTACTCCGACGACACAGGAAACATCTGGTCCATCGCCGACGACCCCGGCCTCGACGCGCCCAAAGATGCCGGAGCCTTCGCCGCCAGCAACAGCTCCCTCACCATCTCAGTCCCCTACCTTTTCTTTGGAACCGGCGGCGCCGATGCACCCCGTGTCTTCCACAGCGCTGCAAAATGCACCGTCGGCCAGACCGATGGAAGCTGCCCCATAGCCTGGACCAGCACCCCTGTACCTCTCGCCTCAGGCAGTGCGGCCGCAGGTGTCTTCTCCCTCGCGACCCGCACCACCACCAACATGGCTGGTAAGAGCAAATCCATCATCATCGCCGTAGGAGGAATCTACGACAAACCTGACGCCACAGCTGGCACGTCCGCAACCTCAACTGACGGGGGCCTCACATGGATTCCGGCGACTACACCACCCCACGGCTACCGATCTGCCGTCGCCTACAACGCAAATCGCCAAATCCTCATCACCGTAGGCCCCAACGGCACCGACATCTCCACCGACGACGGCAAAAACTGGCGCCCCCTCAAACCCCTCCCCGGCCAGGAACCCGACTGCGACCAGCACTGGAACGCCCTCTCCTACCCCTTCGTCGTAGGCCCCAAAGGTCGCATAGGCCGACTCAACACCAACGCCCTCCCCAAGTAGCCCCGGCAACCCACCCATAATTGTCATCCTGAGCGAAGTCGAAGGACCTGCGACGGCACTTGCCTCTGCCTCTCTAACTCACATCCCCAAAAGAACCCGCATGCCTTTTCAGCCTAGGGAAACCCTGATTCAGTCCCGTCTCGTTAAGGGCACGGCTTCAGCCGTGCCACACGCTCAGTCATTAAAGCGCGGCTTTAGCCGCTGAGGTACGTCTTCCGTTCCCTATCCGAATGATCGCCAACCGCGTCTGGTCAGAACTTCGTAACCTCGAAAAATGCGGCGTCTCCCTGAGGGCCGCAGGCCCGCTCGATACTAGCCTGGGGGCAACTCCCCAAGTACCAGATTAGCAATCACGCAAGCACTGAAAGCCCGCTCCATAGAAACAGCCCAAGCATCCAGACGGCCCAAGAGAAAGTCGAACAATTTGACAATTTCGTACTCCCGGATGGATGCAAGTCAACGAATAACCCGAAGAGGTCCAGACTCCACCCAGACAAGTCCAGATCTAAGTACATTGTTTACAAGACTTTGGACTTGGAATGAAAAAATAAATGCAACTCTACACCGCCAGAGCCGCAAAATGTGAACCTCGCACGCTCTGCCAAAAACAAAAGTCGAACAACTTGACAATCTAAGACCTCACAGAGGCCCACTAACCCAAAAAGGTCTGGACCTGCGATAAGCAGGTCCAGACCTAAGTCCATTGTTTTGTTAGACCTTACACTCTAGACGAAAAAATCAAGCGACCACATCCGCCCCAAGCTGCTGCAAAATCCCCAACTGGTCCGAACTTCCCCACCGCTCCACAATCTTTCCATCCACAAAGCGAGCAATCTGCATGCCACGCGCCGAAATCTCCCGACCGGTAGGCGGAATTCCCATGAACACCCCGCGATGAGTCCCCGTTACCGTGTAGGCAATCGAGATATTATCCTCATCGGCAACAGCATGTTCAACATCGATCTTAAGGTCCGGAAAGGCCTCGCGGAACTCCGTAAAGAAGGCAATGAAACCCTCAGGTCCCGGCCCCTGCGTAGGGGCTGGATCGTGGTCAATCACATCCGCTGACATCAACTGCTTGATTGCACCCAGGTTGCCGCTGTTCACAGCTGCACCGAACTTCTCTTGCGTCTCCATATTCACTTGCTGGCTCATGTTCTCTCCTGGCCAGTAAGATGCGCTTACTGAGGCGTCGGAGTAGGCGTCGAGCTCCCAAAACTTCCCGGCCCGGACGAGCTCCCCGACCCAAATCCGGAGGTCGAACCAGCACCGGTCCCGTTGATTCCAGGCGTCGTCGACCCGCCAATCCCAGGACTCGTAGCACTCGACCCAAACCCCGAAGCGCTCGACGAAGCAGGCCCCCCACCCAGCAGACTGGCCTTGGCCTTCAAAGCCTCGATCCGAGGATCGTAGATGAACTCCCACGTTGGGTAGGTCGTCTGCTCATTCAAAGTCACGATCGAGGTCCCCGTAGCAGCACTGCCAACCCCCATGATCGGCGCTCCAGTCCCTGTAAAGCTTGTGGCCGACTGGCTGCTGATCCCGCTCGCCCCACCCGTCCCGGAACCAATCCCAGACCCCGTCCCACCCGTCCCCGACTGCCCCGAAGACCCAAACGAAGACGACCCGAACGAAGACCCCGAGGACCCTGAAGAAGATCCAAACGAGGATCCTGAACTCCCCGACGAGCCTCCAAACGAAGACCCGGAGCTTCCCGAAGAAGACCCGAACGACGAGCCCCCAAACGAAGAGCCCGATCCCGCAGTCGATCCAGCCGCCCCAGCCCCGACACTCCCGCTTGAAGCCATTCCAGCAGCGCTTCCCAACCCGCCGCTCGAACCAGCAAGCCCGCCCAGCGGCTGGCCGAAGAAGCCCTTCACCGTCGTCTTCGCCTCACCCACATGGATCAGCTTCCAGTCAGGCTTTCCAGTCATCGGATCGACAAAGCGCTGCCGGAGGAAGCGGACGTTATTCGACTTCTCAAGCTGCTCAATGGACCCCGGATAGTGTTGATTCTTCTTGTAATACCGGCGCACTGCCTGCACATATTCGTTCCCGCGATGGATCGACTCGACCTCCCGATCACGCCGCAACTGCTTCGCCATACGCGGTGCAGCAATGCCAAGCACCAGCAGGATGAGGAAGATCGCCACAATCAGGCCGACGAGCATAAAGCCCTCCTCCTGCTTTCGCGAACCCGACTTGATCATCATTACGGTCATAGAGACTCAGTTCATCTGAAGAGGAAGTGTCTGGCGATTACTGTTCGCTATGTCTTCAACCACAATCGAGCGAGCATCCATGCTGATCACCCGGTACTTCCGTTGCACAATGTCGCCCGGCGAGACAAGGAACACGTCCTCGCCATGCAGCAGAAAGGCAAGCTTGACACCCTTTGAATTCGTCTCGACCCCAAAGAACTTCAGGTCAATCGGCGCCGGGGGCGGAGGCCCAACAGGCCCCGTCCGAACCGGAGCGATCAGGTCAGGCGTCCTAACCTTCGCCAGCAGCTTCGCAGCCGCGACCGTGGGAGCCGAATTCGCCGAGAAGATATTGCGGCCATTTCCCGAATACACAAGCGACTCCGTCACCAGCATCGCCTCCATGTGCAAGGTCGGGTCGAGCTGAGCCTCTGTCGTTAGGGGAGCCTTGGACGAGACCCCAACCGTGTTGCCAGTCGAGGGTACCTTTCGGGCTGCCGCAGCACCCGTCACTGGCGCAGAGGTCGCTACGACCGGAGCAGCCGGTGCATTTGCCGGCACATCCGGCGTGCTCAATTGCGAGTACAGAAAGTATCCGGCAATCAGCACAAATACCGCAAGAATGCTGTAGTTCCGTCGATCCTGTGGACTGAGGTTCATTGCGGCACCTCGCTTCCATCAGTCACAGCGGCAGCAGCGTCGTCGATCGAAACCACCTTCGCACTGGTCTCATTTCCAACTGGAGCCCGCAAATACGTCGTCAGCTTGATACGCAGATTGACCGTCCCGCTTTGCTGCCCATTCAGCGTAACGCCGCTGATCAGAAAGAACAGGCGATCCCGCTCCAGGCTATTCATAAAGACGACCAGCGGGCGATACTCACCAACCAGGCTGGCATCGATGCGCCGCTGCGTCACGGCTCCCACAGCCCCAGCAAGCACCGGCGCTTCTCCGTATTGGACCCGGCTCAGCTTCACACCCTGCTTCTTGGCAAGCGCGCCAAGCTCTGCAATCACCTGCGAATCAGCGAAAGGCAACCGCTGCTGGTAGAAGCTGTCCGCATTTGCAGTAGCCCGCACAAGCTTTCCATCCAGACCACGAAGTGGTTGAGCAGCCTGTTCTGCCGTGTTCATCTGTTTAGTCTGCTGAGCAATCGCGGCAGCGTCCTGGGTGCGCGCCGACTGCCACGCGAACGCCATGTGCACCAGCAGGTAGAGATTGACCAGCGCCAGCAAAGCTACTCCGGCAAAGTGCAGGTTGAGAATGGTGACGAATGTCTGCATCCGCTTGGTCACACGCTGGTGCGTTCCCGCGATGGCCTGGCTCATCATCGCCCTCCCCTTCGCAGAGACGGGTTGGTCACAGCACTTCCGCGCGGGGTGGTCACCGTCCCCGCTACAGATCCTGGCTTTACGGTAGTCACAGCCAGAGTGGGCAGCGGGTTGTAGCCGCTGATGATGTCGAACTCGACGCCAGGAGGACCAACAGGTGCCGTCACGGTCGTCGCCACTCCTCGCGGGCCGCCAGCCAATCCGCCACCGGAATCCTGCGTCTGCGCCGCCTCGTTGCTCAACCGAGGTGCCAGGAAACGGTGCGAGGTTTCGAGATTTCTGACCAATTGAACGGCCCGGTCACGCTCGCCGCTCACACGAAGTCGAATCAGCACCTCGCCCTCCGGCGTAATCGAAGGGTCGATACTCGTGACCTGCACACCCGCTGGCAGAACCTTTTCGAGGTCCATCATCACCGCTGTCCAGCTAAAGCTCTTTTTTACGAACAACTCGTTCAAAAACTGTGACCGTTCCAGCACGGACATATTTTGAGGCTGGTGCATGCGTCCTTCGTTCGAGCGCCGCTCCTGCTCAAAAGCAGCGGTCCTCGCACGGAGCGCATCCATGCGAACCTGCGCGTCATGCGCTTTGGCGTTCAGCAGGTGCAGCCCTAGACCGAGTCCGACTGCAAGGAGAGCCAGCGCGCCCATTGCGAGTCGAAGCCGCGCAAAGAGCGGCCGAAGTTCCACAAAGGGACGTGTTGCAAGATTGATTGCTATCCGCATCAGCTCTTCAACGCTCCCCGAATGCCGGCGAGCCAGCCTCGCGGGACACTTCCCGTTACGGTTGAATCGATCATCTCCGGGCTGACTATCTCGCGCACGCGCATCTCCTGTCCGCCAAATCCAGCCTCACGCAACATATACCCAAGCCGCTCCGCATCTGTAACGCCGGCAGAGACGATGGTGCCCGGCGGTAGTCCAAGGGTGTCTTCAAAATAGGCAGCGGCTACACTGACCGCCTGTGTCACCTCGCGCGAACCAGAGGTGTGTGCCAACTCGCGAAGCTCCTCACGAACACCCTGCAGCACTGCATTCGATTCCGATTGCACCGCCTCGCGTGCCGCTTCGGCAGAAACACCCACGCCCACCGGCTGCTGCAATGCCCACTCCTCGATCGAATTGTCATGGTCAACCAGGGGAAGCGAAACCATCGGCTCGACATAAGTCTCTTCTGTCGTCATATCGACGGAGCGATGCAGCAACAACACGCCACCCTGAACGATCGCGGTCGTCACGCCCTTGGGCCCGGCATTGACGACCAGTGTTGCAGATTCAGAAACATCCAGGCCGGCCAGCACAGCAAGCGTGCTCGGAATCACAGCGCCAGGCTCAAATCCTGCTTCCCGGACAACTGCCTCATACTCGCGAAGGACCTCGCGAGGCATCGCCACCGCAACAACGCGGACGATGGCCTTGCCCGTAGACATAACCTGGTAGCTGATCGCAGCGTCTTCTGCGTCAAACGGCAGCATCTTCTTCAATCGAAAACGGACGACCGGTAAAGCCTCTGCAAGTTTGCCTGGAAGCGAGTCAAAGTCCAGAAGGAGAACCCGAACTGAGGCATCTGGAACGATGAGCGTTACCTCGCGCCCGCGGCCATTCGTCTTATCCGCCACAGCTTCAAGCGCCTTCCGGAGAGCCGCAGCCACCACACTGCTGCTGGCCACGTTGCCGGGCTTCAATCCTGCGACAATTGCCCCATCAGCGAAGTTGGCCCGTGACACGGCTAGAAGGATCGCGGCGGCATCAGCAGCGCGAGCCGCTACTACACCTTCCGCGCGAATCTCTACAGCGAGACGGGGGCGTGTCCCCAGGGTTGTCGGTAAAAATTCCATGCCGTCCTAGACTAACCGTTCCCCTTCATTTCCTATCGCCCAGCCTCGATGAATGTAACCTTGTTAATCTCTTTCAGGGTAGTCACGCCCTCGCGAACCCGGTCGATCGCAGAATCGCGCAGGAACGCCATGCCTTTGTCCTTTGCCTTCTTGCGGATCTCACTTCCAGGCTTTTTAGCCAGAAGCATCTCGCGGATCTCGTCGTCCAACTCCAACAATTCATGAATCGCCGATCTCCCCCGAAAGCCCGTTCCGCCGCACTCCATACAGCCGGTCCCCTCGCGAAAGGCAAAACCCTGCCACTCTGACGGGTCCAGCCCATTCAACTCCAACTCAGCATCGGTGTAGTGAACCTCGCGCACGCAAAACTCACATACCGTTCGAACCAGCCGCTGGGCAAGGATGCAATTCAAAGCGGAGACGAAGTTGTAGGGCTCGACACCCATGTTCAGGAAGCGGCCCAAAACGTCGACGACGTTATTGGCATGCACCGTGGTAAAGACCAGGTGGCCTGTGAGCGCGGAGTTGATGGCGATCTGTGCGGTCTCAGCGTCACGGATCTCACCGACGAGAATCTTGTCCGGGTCGTGGCGCAGAATTGAGCGCAAACCACGCGCGAAGGTCAGCCCTTTTTTTTCGTTTACGGGAATCTGGGTAATGCCGCGGATCTGGTATTCGACCGGATCCTCGATCGTGATGATCTTGTCTTCCTCGCTCTTTATCTCATTCAGCGCGGCGTAGAGGGTCGTCGTCTTGCCGGAGCCAGTCGGGCCTGTAACAAGCACCATCCCATAGGGCTCCTTGATGTAACGGCGGAAACGGACAAGGTCTTTTTCCGCGAAGCCAACCACATCAAGCGATAGCTTGGTGAACTTCTCCGACATTGACTCTTTATCAAGGACGCGGAGCACAGCGTTCTCCCCATGCACGGTAGGCATAATAGACACGCGGAAGTCGATCAGCCGGCCTTTGTAGCGAACACGGAAACGACCGTCCTGCGGGACTCGACGCTCGGCAATGTCGAGTTCGCTCATAACCTTGATGCGAGAGATGATCGTCTGATGATGCTCGCGGGCGATGGGTGCCATAGCCTGCTGGAGCACACCGTCGATGCGGTACTTGACCAGGAGCGAGTCGTCAAACGTTTCCAAATGAATATCCGACGCGCGACGCTCCAGAGCAGTAAAAATCGTCGTGTCCACGAGCCGGATGATTGGTGAAATGTCATCTTCGCCGGTGAGGCGCTCGATCGAGATGTTCTCATCTGGATTGTCTTCGCTCGAAAGCACGTCAAAGGCAAGCCCCTCGCTTGCCTCGTCCAAGACCCGCTGGGACTGTTCGGTCTTCTTCAGGAGGTCCGTAATTTGCGAGAGGGTCGCGACGCGCGTTACCAGTCGCTGGCCCAGCAGTCCCGATATCTCGTCCAACACCATTAGCTTCGAAGGATCTGAGACGGCGATCGCAAGCCGGCCTTCGAACTGTTCCAGTGGAACAAAGTTGTACCGGAACATCATGTCGACCGGAACGCTCTTGAAGAGATCGTGCTGAATTTTGAAGTTCTTCAAGTCGACAAACTCCGCATGGTAGCGTCGCGCTAATCCCTGCGCACGCTCAATCTCGTCCGTGCCCATTTCACTTAGCGGTATCGCCATCGGAACATTTGCCATGCCTGTAAGACTCCCCTCTTTCCAACTCGTCACAATGAAAATCCGGACACTTCCACGTCAAATCGAAACCAGGACACCGACCTTAGTTGTAGTCCATCAGCCAGCCATGCGGAGTGGAAAGCTTCCAATGTGCGGGAAACATTGCCCCAATGTGGTCATCATACTGTCAGGAGTTCTGGACGCCATCTGGGCAACGAATCTATTCTCCCGCCTATGAGAGCTACTTTGCTACCGCCGCACCTTCGATGCTGGTGGGAAGACGCCCAGCCCACTTCGACCGAGCCAACCTTCGTTCATTTATTCTGGCACCTGTTGGTGCCCTTTTTGAGAGGGACGACTCAAGTAGAGTGCGGTCATCCATGAGAGCGAAGGAGTTAAGTGCTGCGCTGGAAGGAGTGATGGTAGATCACTGGCTGGTTCCACCTGCACTCAGGCTGAAGATCGGCAGATACAAGGCAATCAGAATCGTGACCACCACGCCGCCCATAACGATGAGTATCAGCGGTTCGATGAGACTCATTGCGGCGGTGAGATTTGTCTGCACGTCCTCCTCAAAGAACTCCGCTACGGAGTTCAACATCTGCGGCAGGGCACCCGTGCTCTCGCCAACCTCAATCATTTCAATGGCTAGTTCTGGAAATACCTTTGTAGCCTGAAGGCTGACCGAAAGCCCTTTACCCTCGCGAACCGTTTCAACGGAGCGATAGACCGCATTGCTGATTTGTTTGGAATCAATCGATCGAGCCGCTGTTTCCAGTGAAGGAACCAGGGGAAGCCCGCCGGTCAGGAGTGTTGAGAGGGTTCGGGAAAAGAGTCCTACCTGATACTTGAGCCAGACATTTCCAAAGATCGGAAGCGCGATCCTGATGCGGTCCAGCGTGGTCGATCCTGCGTCCGTCTTCGACCAGCGGTATAACAGATACCCCGCGATGATAAGAACAATACCCACATAGATCCCATCTTTCTGCGCATAACGTCCCAGATCCAGCAGGAAGACGGTCAATCCAGGTAGCTTCGTCCCGAGCTGATCATAAAGCTGGGCAAATCGCGGCACTACGAACGTGATCAGGAAGATGAAGAGCGCGATCACCATTACGACCAGCAGTGCAGGGTAGATTAGGCTGGCTTTAAGTTTTTTCCTGAAGGTAAGTGAGACCCGTTGGAAGTCGAGGAAGCGCTGCAAAACCTCCTCGAGATTTCCTGACCGTTCCCCTGCGAGCAGAGTTGTCGTGTACACAACCGGGAAGCCCCCTTGCGCTTCAAAAGCTGAAGATATCGACTCTCCTGTCTTAACGCGAGAGCTGACATTCTCAAGTTGGGCACGAAATTCGGGCGCTTTTTGGCGCCGAGCCAGCAGTTCGAGCGAGCCAAGGATCGGCAACCCTGCGCGGATCAATGTCAGAAATTGCTGATTGAAGATAAGAAAATTCTCGAGTTTGACCTTCTTTTTACCCGTTCCTCCGAGAGATCCCTTGGATTTGACTGAATAGACGTAATAGCCAGCCTGAATAAATCGTGCCCGCAGTTCGTCTGCCGTCGCCGCGGCATGAGATTGCTCCTGAACTCGTCCACGTTCGTCCGCCAGCTTGATTACAAACTCTGCCATAGCTTCCTAGTCGATCGACTTCGCCCTGCTTCTGTTCATCTTAGACGTTTGTGCGTACATTTTGCCGCAGACGCAGAAACGCCCCGCGTACCCGCGGGGCGTCCTAACATCGATTCGGAATCTCGGACTATACGCTAAAAGACGAACCGCACCCACAGGTACTCTTAACCGCTGCATTTTCAAACTTGAAGCCCGCCGCTTCAAGTGTTTCCACGTAATCGACAGTGCAATTGCTGAGGTACATTGCGGATGTTGCGTCTACAAACACCTTGAGATCGTCAAACTTGATCACTTTATCCATCATGCCACTCTGATTCTCGAATGACATGGAGTACTGAAAGCCGGAGCATCCGCCGCCTACCACACCAATCCGAAGACCAGCCGGTTTGGGATCCTGTGTGGACATGATCTCCCTCACCTTGACGATCGCAGCAGGGGTGAGTGTCACTGGAGTCGAAGCTGAAGCGGCTGTCACGACTTCAGCAGTGGGGGTAACAGTGGCGGTGGCCATGGTAAATCTCCTTATCAACCGTGCTTTGTCTAGTGTATGCCCACCAAACGGTGACAGCAAGACCATTAGGGAATAGATGCGGTCCCCCACCCTCACGATGCAGCAGTTAACTTGAGACTGGTTACTCGATTCGGCCGCAAGCATGATGAAGGTAAAAAAATCCTAGTTATCGGCAGAAAATTCCAGCTTTAGTAACTTTATTTACCAAAAAGTTTGATCTTTGGTAACTTTTGGCATTAGAAACTTCTAATCTAATGCAACCCCATTTAGCTTTCTCGCATACACGTTTCCGCAAACTCGCTGCTCTCCAGTGAGTTGTGCGTGTAGCTAATTGGAGTTCGACATGACGATGCTTCCTATCCTCTACGCAGCTTGGGCTACATTCGCTGTACTGCTGTTCACGCTTCTCGTCTACCGCAGCACATTAACACGGTACGAAGACGATAAGTTGTTTCTGGATGGCCTCGATACGTACGGCCAAAACTTGCAAACTGAGATAGTCCGTAAAGTTAACCGCATGGCTCCTATCGTTCATACCATTGGCATCGCTACAGGGGCCGTAACCGTCGGCATTGTCGGCGTGCATGTATACAGAGCAATCCTCGTTTTGCAATCCTAGATCGGGCTTGCAAAGTTGTTCGACCTCCGGGGCGGCGAGTGACCTCAGCGCTCGCTGTCAAGATGTGCCATGGAATGCTTGTCATAGCGAGCGCCAGCAACCTGTTCTCCGGGAATTGCTGCTTCCAGCTTTTTCATTTCTTCAGGTGCCAGATGAATGGTCGCCGCCTCAATGGCTTCCGTTACCTGAGCTACCGTGCGGCAGCCGAGCACCGGTACGATGTCTGAACCTTGTGCGAGCACCCATGCGATCGCCATCTTCACTACAGTAGAACCGCGTTCTTCCGCTATCTCCCTCAATGCACTAACGAGAGCCTCATTTTTGCTGAGGTTGGTTCCGGTAAAACGTGGCAGAAACTTTCTGAAATCTCCTCTTGCTTGAGGTTTCGACCCGCTGAGCAGGCCGCGTGAGAGCACCCCGTAGGCGGTCACTCCGACGGCGAGTTCACGAAGACCTGGAAGGATCGATGCTTCGATACCACGTGTGGCAATGCCATACTCGATCTGCATGTCACAAATAGGAGTGACCCCCAAGGCGCGGCGCACTGTGGAAATGCTCACCTCAGAGAGTCCGACGTATCGGACGTACCCCTGCTTTACCATCTCTGCGATCGCGCCAACCGTATCTTCTATGGGGACAGAGTCGTCCAGCCGAGCGGGTCTATATATATCGATATGATCCACGCCGAGCTTACTTAAGCTTTGCGCCAGAGCGTTTTTGACCGTGATCGGACGGCAGTCCGCGCCAAGCCACGTACCATTTGGGGCGCGCATCGCTCCGAACTTGACGGACAGCTGCACCCTCTCGCGGCTCGATGGCGCCATCTCACTGAGAGCCCTCTGAAGAAGCAATTCGTTCTGGCCCATACCGTAGAAATCGCCTGTGTCGAAGAGCGTTATCCCAAAATCTACGGCAGCATGGATCGCTCGAATGCTTTCAGCCTCATCGCTCTCACCATAAAGTGCCGCCTTCCCCATACCCATGCAGCCAATCGCTAAGGGGAAGACCTTGAGCCCGGCACTGCCGAGTCGGCGATCTGGTATTCCGTTGATACTCTGAATGGTCATGGCACTCTCACCTGCCATCCTATTCTGCGAACACCCCAGGAAAGAAGCCGAGTAAGTGCCCTCGAGCCAGATTCCAATCGCGCCAACAATCTCAACCAGATTCGTTGATTCGAGTTGGATACCTGATCAAGTGCTCGAGCTAAGGTGCAACATGCCTCCGCCTGCGAAATGCATTGAGCACGGCATCAGTCGCTACACGCGATACGCTAAGAGTCACGACACAAGACAAGTGGGCATCGCTGCCGAACCGGCAGCGATGCCCACTGTCTGTCAATACTCTTCTTAGAACGTCAGTCTACCGCCAAGCTGTACGAGCCGCGGGAAGCCAAGCGTGCCGGTGATCTGGCCAGCACTCGAGCTGTCAACGGCCAGGTTAGGCCCATTGAACTGCGGTGTATTGAAGGCGTTCAGAGCCTCGGCCCGGAACTCG
Coding sequences:
- a CDS encoding GspE/PulE family protein, with the protein product MANVPMAIPLSEMGTDEIERAQGLARRYHAEFVDLKNFKIQHDLFKSVPVDMMFRYNFVPLEQFEGRLAIAVSDPSKLMVLDEISGLLGQRLVTRVATLSQITDLLKKTEQSQRVLDEASEGLAFDVLSSEDNPDENISIERLTGEDDISPIIRLVDTTIFTALERRASDIHLETFDDSLLVKYRIDGVLQQAMAPIAREHHQTIISRIKVMSELDIAERRVPQDGRFRVRYKGRLIDFRVSIMPTVHGENAVLRVLDKESMSEKFTKLSLDVVGFAEKDLVRFRRYIKEPYGMVLVTGPTGSGKTTTLYAALNEIKSEEDKIITIEDPVEYQIRGITQIPVNEKKGLTFARGLRSILRHDPDKILVGEIRDAETAQIAINSALTGHLVFTTVHANNVVDVLGRFLNMGVEPYNFVSALNCILAQRLVRTVCEFCVREVHYTDAELELNGLDPSEWQGFAFREGTGCMECGGTGFRGRSAIHELLELDDEIREMLLAKKPGSEIRKKAKDKGMAFLRDSAIDRVREGVTTLKEINKVTFIEAGR
- a CDS encoding type IV pilus biogenesis protein PilM; its protein translation is MEFLPTTLGTRPRLAVEIRAEGVVAARAADAAAILLAVSRANFADGAIVAGLKPGNVASSSVVAAALRKALEAVADKTNGRGREVTLIVPDASVRVLLLDFDSLPGKLAEALPVVRFRLKKMLPFDAEDAAISYQVMSTGKAIVRVVAVAMPREVLREYEAVVREAGFEPGAVIPSTLAVLAGLDVSESATLVVNAGPKGVTTAIVQGGVLLLHRSVDMTTEETYVEPMVSLPLVDHDNSIEEWALQQPVGVGVSAEAAREAVQSESNAVLQGVREELRELAHTSGSREVTQAVSVAAAYFEDTLGLPPGTIVSAGVTDAERLGYMLREAGFGGQEMRVREIVSPEMIDSTVTGSVPRGWLAGIRGALKS
- a CDS encoding PilN domain-containing protein; amino-acid sequence: MRIAINLATRPFVELRPLFARLRLAMGALALLAVGLGLGLHLLNAKAHDAQVRMDALRARTAAFEQERRSNEGRMHQPQNMSVLERSQFLNELFVKKSFSWTAVMMDLEKVLPAGVQVTSIDPSITPEGEVLIRLRVSGERDRAVQLVRNLETSHRFLAPRLSNEAAQTQDSGGGLAGGPRGVATTVTAPVGPPGVEFDIISGYNPLPTLAVTTVKPGSVAGTVTTPRGSAVTNPSLRRGGR
- a CDS encoding type II secretion system protein; the encoded protein is MTVMMIKSGSRKQEEGFMLVGLIVAIFLILLVLGIAAPRMAKQLRRDREVESIHRGNEYVQAVRRYYKKNQHYPGSIEQLEKSNNVRFLRQRFVDPMTGKPDWKLIHVGEAKTTVKGFFGQPLGGLAGSSGGLGSAAGMASSGSVGAGAAGSTAGSGSSFGGSSFGSSSGSSGSSFGGSSGSSGSSFGSSSGSSGSSFGSSSFGSSGQSGTGGTGSGIGSGTGGASGISSQSATSFTGTGAPIMGVGSAATGTSIVTLNEQTTYPTWEFIYDPRIEALKAKASLLGGGPASSSASGFGSSATSPGIGGSTTPGINGTGAGSTSGFGSGSSSGPGSFGSSTPTPTPQ
- a CDS encoding HesB/IscA family protein — its product is MATATVTPTAEVVTAASASTPVTLTPAAIVKVREIMSTQDPKPAGLRIGVVGGGCSGFQYSMSFENQSGMMDKVIKFDDLKVFVDATSAMYLSNCTVDYVETLEAAGFKFENAAVKSTCGCGSSFSV
- a CDS encoding beta propeller repeat protein; amino-acid sequence: MSSARIGVKPLLQPASTPRYTNLMRLLGLLLLAVTATAQAQWDIEDQPTTADLRGVINTGGGAVWASGTHGTVVRSEDGGYLWQACSIPPGAEKLDFRGIQAWDENTAIVMSSGKGDLSRLYKTTDGCKSWKLVFTNPDKEGFWDAILKVTSKQLYLMGDPVDGKFAMFYSDDTGNIWSIADDPGLDAPKDAGAFAASNSSLTISVPYLFFGTGGADAPRVFHSAAKCTVGQTDGSCPIAWTSTPVPLASGSAAAGVFSLATRTTTNMAGKSKSIIIAVGGIYDKPDATAGTSATSTDGGLTWIPATTPPHGYRSAVAYNANRQILITVGPNGTDISTDDGKNWRPLKPLPGQEPDCDQHWNALSYPFVVGPKGRIGRLNTNALPK
- a CDS encoding type II secretion system F family protein, with amino-acid sequence MAEFVIKLADERGRVQEQSHAAATADELRARFIQAGYYVYSVKSKGSLGGTGKKKVKLENFLIFNQQFLTLIRAGLPILGSLELLARRQKAPEFRAQLENVSSRVKTGESISSAFEAQGGFPVVYTTTLLAGERSGNLEEVLQRFLDFQRVSLTFRKKLKASLIYPALLVVMVIALFIFLITFVVPRFAQLYDQLGTKLPGLTVFLLDLGRYAQKDGIYVGIVLIIAGYLLYRWSKTDAGSTTLDRIRIALPIFGNVWLKYQVGLFSRTLSTLLTGGLPLVPSLETAARSIDSKQISNAVYRSVETVREGKGLSVSLQATKVFPELAIEMIEVGESTGALPQMLNSVAEFFEEDVQTNLTAAMSLIEPLILIVMGGVVVTILIALYLPIFSLSAGGTSQ
- a CDS encoding aldo/keto reductase, producing MTIQSINGIPDRRLGSAGLKVFPLAIGCMGMGKAALYGESDEAESIRAIHAAVDFGITLFDTGDFYGMGQNELLLQRALSEMAPSSRERVQLSVKFGAMRAPNGTWLGADCRPITVKNALAQSLSKLGVDHIDIYRPARLDDSVPIEDTVGAIAEMVKQGYVRYVGLSEVSISTVRRALGVTPICDMQIEYGIATRGIEASILPGLRELAVGVTAYGVLSRGLLSGSKPQARGDFRKFLPRFTGTNLSKNEALVSALREIAEERGSTVVKMAIAWVLAQGSDIVPVLGCRTVAQVTEAIEAATIHLAPEEMKKLEAAIPGEQVAGARYDKHSMAHLDSER
- a CDS encoding ester cyclase yields the protein MSQQVNMETQEKFGAAVNSGNLGAIKQLMSADVIDHDPAPTQGPGPEGFIAFFTEFREAFPDLKIDVEHAVADEDNISIAYTVTGTHRGVFMGIPPTGREISARGMQIARFVDGKIVERWGSSDQLGILQQLGADVVA